A window of Gloeocapsa sp. PCC 73106 contains these coding sequences:
- a CDS encoding NAD(P)H-dependent glycerol-3-phosphate dehydrogenase — translation MNPAKSKNITIIGGGLWGTTLANLALINNHRVSLWSRRSHHSLESSLNQSEVIISAVAIAGVRPVIEQLKNIVIPNSVVIVTATKGLDPLTTYTPSQIWQTAFPEKVIAVLSGPNLSKEIAQGLPAATVVACQQLEAATMVQGIFASENFRVYINNDPQGTELGGTLKNVMAIAAGVCDGLQLGTNAKAALLTRALPEMMRVGACLGAQSETFFGLSGLGDLLATCASPLSRNYQVGYKLALGKPLKQIMNEVEGTAEGVNTTEVLVVLANQYQINLPITRQVYLLLQGKITPTQAVQALMERELKSEYD, via the coding sequence ATGAATCCAGCTAAGTCAAAAAATATTACGATTATTGGTGGGGGACTTTGGGGTACAACTTTAGCCAACTTAGCCCTAATCAACAACCATCGCGTTTCCCTTTGGTCTCGTCGCAGTCATCATTCTTTAGAATCTAGCTTGAATCAATCAGAAGTTATTATCTCTGCTGTGGCGATCGCTGGAGTGAGACCAGTAATTGAACAACTCAAAAACATAGTTATACCCAATTCCGTAGTCATAGTTACCGCTACTAAGGGATTGGATCCCTTGACCACTTATACACCTTCTCAAATCTGGCAAACTGCTTTTCCTGAAAAGGTTATCGCCGTTCTCTCGGGACCAAATCTTTCTAAAGAAATCGCCCAGGGTTTACCCGCAGCTACGGTAGTCGCTTGCCAACAACTAGAAGCAGCCACGATGGTACAGGGAATCTTTGCTTCAGAAAATTTTCGCGTTTATATCAATAATGACCCTCAAGGGACTGAATTGGGAGGGACACTTAAAAATGTGATGGCGATCGCTGCAGGGGTATGCGATGGGTTGCAATTAGGAACTAACGCCAAAGCCGCTTTATTAACTCGCGCTTTACCAGAGATGATGCGCGTTGGCGCCTGTTTAGGGGCCCAGAGTGAGACTTTCTTCGGTTTATCGGGTTTGGGCGATTTACTCGCTACTTGCGCTAGTCCTTTGTCTCGTAATTACCAAGTAGGTTATAAACTAGCTTTAGGAAAACCCTTAAAGCAAATTATGAATGAAGTCGAAGGTACCGCAGAAGGAGTCAACACGACTGAGGTTCTGGTTGTTTTAGCTAATCAATACCAAATTAATTTACCCATCACTCGCCAAGTCTATCTATTGCTTCAGGGAAAGATAACCCCCACTCAAGCGGTGCAGGCTTTGATGGAACGAGAATTGAAATCAGAGTATGATTAA
- the aroB gene encoding 3-dehydroquinate synthase, whose amino-acid sequence MQTISVNLPQNSYQIAIAPGILSEVGNYLSELKLGQKILVISNPEIFDFWGDLVVNALENSGFTVFTHLIPAGESHKQLESISHIYDLALEKHLERNSTFLALGGGVIGDMTGFAAATWLRGVNFVQVPTTLLAMVDASIGGKTGVNHPQGKNLIGAFYQPRLVLIDTIVLKTLPSREWRAGMAEVIKYGVIWDCELFSQLEASAQLSQMSALTPELLETIISRSCQAKVDVVSQDEKEAGLRAILNYGHTIGHALESLTGYNSLNHGEAVAIGMVMAGEIAVKLQLWSSGESQRQHSLILKAGLPTQMRENLAPEDILTCLQSDKKVKDGRIRFVLPKAIGEAIISDQVSSALIREILG is encoded by the coding sequence ATGCAAACTATCTCTGTTAACTTACCACAAAACTCTTATCAAATCGCGATCGCTCCAGGAATTTTAAGCGAAGTCGGTAACTATCTCAGTGAACTTAAATTGGGTCAAAAAATTTTAGTTATTTCCAACCCGGAGATTTTTGATTTTTGGGGCGATCTAGTCGTTAATGCTCTAGAAAACTCAGGATTCACCGTTTTTACCCATCTAATTCCCGCCGGTGAAAGTCACAAGCAACTCGAGTCTATTAGTCACATCTACGATTTAGCTCTAGAAAAGCATTTAGAGCGTAATTCGACCTTTTTAGCCTTGGGTGGAGGGGTAATTGGCGATATGACTGGTTTTGCTGCTGCTACCTGGCTCAGAGGCGTTAATTTTGTCCAAGTTCCTACTACGCTTTTAGCTATGGTTGACGCATCTATCGGCGGAAAAACTGGTGTTAATCACCCCCAGGGCAAAAATTTAATTGGAGCTTTTTATCAGCCCAGATTAGTGTTAATTGACACTATAGTATTGAAAACACTCCCATCAAGGGAATGGCGCGCCGGAATGGCTGAAGTGATCAAATATGGAGTAATTTGGGATTGTGAGTTATTCTCTCAACTGGAAGCTAGTGCTCAATTGAGCCAAATGTCTGCACTTACTCCAGAGTTATTAGAAACGATTATCTCTCGCTCCTGTCAAGCTAAAGTAGATGTAGTTAGCCAAGATGAAAAAGAAGCTGGCTTGAGAGCTATTTTAAATTACGGACATACTATAGGGCACGCTCTAGAGAGTCTCACAGGGTATAATAGCCTCAATCATGGGGAAGCGGTGGCGATCGGCATGGTAATGGCAGGAGAAATAGCCGTTAAATTACAGTTGTGGTCTTCTGGGGAGAGTCAACGTCAACATAGTTTAATTTTAAAAGCTGGATTACCCACCCAGATGCGAGAAAATTTAGCTCCCGAGGACATTTTAACTTGCTTACAAAGTGATAAAAAAGTTAAAGATGGGAGAATCCGCTTTGTTCTACCGAAGGCGATCGGTGAAGCAATAATCAGCGATCAGGTTTCTAGTGCCTTGATTCGGGAAATCTTAGGTTAA
- the petL gene encoding cytochrome b6-f complex subunit PetL, whose product MIISGAIAFIAFILGFTVIALGLYFGFRLVKLI is encoded by the coding sequence ATGATTATTTCAGGTGCTATTGCCTTTATTGCTTTTATTTTAGGATTCACCGTTATCGCATTAGGACTTTATTTTGGTTTTCGTCTAGTTAAGTTGATCTGA
- the psbE gene encoding cytochrome b559 subunit alpha produces MSGSTGERPFSDIITSVRYWVIHSITIPMLFLAGWLFVATGLVYSVFGTPRPNEYFTETREQVPIVSDRYEARDQITNFNK; encoded by the coding sequence ATGTCAGGCAGCACAGGAGAACGTCCATTTTCTGATATCATAACCAGTGTACGTTACTGGGTTATTCACAGCATCACCATACCCATGTTGTTTTTAGCGGGTTGGTTATTTGTTGCTACCGGGTTAGTTTATAGCGTGTTTGGTACCCCTCGTCCCAACGAATACTTCACCGAAACTCGTGAACAGGTACCCATCGTTTCAGATCGCTACGAAGCAAGAGATCAGATTACAAACTTTAATAAATAA
- the psbF gene encoding cytochrome b559 subunit beta, with protein sequence MATNNPNQPVSYPIFTIRWLSVHALAVPTVFFLGAIAAMQFIQR encoded by the coding sequence ATGGCAACAAATAACCCCAATCAACCAGTTTCCTATCCCATTTTTACGATAAGATGGCTATCAGTTCACGCTCTAGCTGTACCTACCGTATTCTTCTTAGGCGCGATCGCCGCAATGCAGTTTATCCAAAGATAA
- a CDS encoding rubredoxin, translated as MSERSQEHTMAEQAPANYECRSCGYIYEPQKGDGKSNTAPGTPFSELPKTWRCPVCGVGQAQFANVGASGAPSGFQENLKYGLGVNNLTPGQKNLLIFGGLALGFLFFISLYGLK; from the coding sequence ATGAGCGAGCGATCCCAAGAACACACAATGGCCGAACAAGCCCCAGCTAATTACGAATGTCGTAGCTGTGGCTATATATATGAACCCCAAAAAGGGGATGGAAAAAGCAATACAGCTCCAGGGACCCCATTTTCGGAACTACCCAAGACCTGGCGTTGCCCAGTGTGTGGCGTCGGTCAAGCCCAATTTGCTAATGTAGGAGCTAGTGGCGCCCCATCAGGATTTCAAGAAAATCTCAAATACGGATTAGGAGTGAATAACCTCACACCTGGTCAAAAAAACCTGTTGATTTTCGGAGGGTTAGCCTTAGGGTTTCTCTTCTTTATTAGTCTTTATGGACTTAAATAA
- a CDS encoding lipid-A-disaccharide synthase-related protein codes for MRKKLLCLSNGHGEDAIAVAVLQHLKNQGVEVKALPLVGQGTSYQLHRIPLIGPLESLPSGGFIYMDTGQLWQDLQSGLLQLTLKQYQAMKQWVQSQPSSQLAILAVGDILPLAFAWLSGVNYAFIGTAKSDYYLRNEQGWLRETSLIERCFGSVYLPWERWLMTSSRCLGVFPRDQITAKNLQKYSISVFDYGNPMMDVVDTIPTHREISEKLTILLLPGSRPLEAMRNWRQILQGVAGIINKISNESLLFLGAIAPNLDLHQLELSLIQQGWQSAPEVPPPLINAKLLLFQQKQAILALTQADYADCLLKADLAIAMAGTATEQFVGLGKPAIVIPGQGPQYTRAFAQAQQRLLGPSLILVETPEQIVTAIESLLQNPTQLQQIAINGQQRMGKPGASQRIAQALLKHLFLG; via the coding sequence ATGAGAAAAAAACTACTTTGTTTAAGCAATGGTCATGGGGAAGACGCGATCGCGGTAGCGGTTTTGCAGCACTTGAAAAATCAAGGAGTAGAAGTAAAAGCTTTACCCCTGGTTGGTCAAGGAACATCTTACCAATTGCATCGTATTCCTTTGATAGGACCCTTAGAAAGTTTACCTTCTGGGGGTTTTATCTACATGGATACAGGTCAACTGTGGCAAGACTTACAAAGCGGCTTACTGCAACTGACTCTCAAGCAATATCAAGCCATGAAGCAATGGGTTCAGTCCCAACCTAGCTCTCAGTTAGCTATTTTAGCAGTAGGTGATATTCTTCCTCTAGCCTTTGCTTGGTTAAGTGGTGTCAATTATGCTTTTATTGGTACAGCTAAATCAGATTATTATTTGCGTAATGAACAGGGCTGGCTGCGGGAAACATCTCTAATTGAGCGTTGTTTTGGATCGGTCTATTTACCTTGGGAACGTTGGCTAATGACTTCTTCCCGTTGTTTGGGAGTATTTCCGCGAGATCAAATTACCGCTAAAAATCTACAAAAATATTCTATTTCTGTCTTCGACTATGGTAACCCTATGATGGACGTAGTTGATACTATCCCAACTCACAGAGAAATATCAGAAAAACTCACAATTTTACTTTTACCAGGTTCTCGTCCTCTTGAAGCAATGCGCAATTGGCGACAGATACTCCAGGGTGTAGCTGGTATTATCAATAAGATCTCTAATGAATCTCTGCTTTTTTTAGGCGCGATCGCTCCTAATCTTGACCTGCACCAACTAGAATTATCTTTGATTCAACAGGGTTGGCAAAGTGCGCCAGAAGTACCTCCTCCTTTGATTAATGCTAAACTTCTGTTATTTCAACAAAAACAAGCTATTCTGGCTCTAACTCAAGCTGACTATGCAGATTGTCTACTTAAAGCTGATCTAGCGATCGCTATGGCGGGAACAGCCACAGAACAATTTGTCGGTCTAGGAAAACCGGCGATCGTCATTCCAGGACAAGGTCCTCAATACACCCGCGCCTTCGCTCAAGCCCAACAACGTCTTCTCGGCCCCTCTTTAATCTTAGTGGAAACCCCCGAACAAATCGTGACCGCGATTGAGTCCCTATTGCAAAATCCTACACAACTACAACAAATAGCTATCAATGGTCAGCAGAGAATGGGTAAACCCGGCGCTTCCCAACGTATTGCCCAAGCTTTGCTAAAGCATTTGTTTTTAGGGTAA
- a CDS encoding photosynthesis system II assembly factor Ycf48, whose product MKKLKQIVIILLFAAICVGCTSLASTGSNPWKMIQLPTEATFADVAFTDDPKHGWLVGTKATLFETKDAGETWTPVVIDFGEEKISFTGISFYQQEGWITGDPLVLLHTTNGGKTWERVRLSAKLPGAPYGIIALGPKSAEMVTKLGAIYKTVDGGQNWKALVEGSVGVARTLNRSPNGEYVAVSARGNFYSTWEPGQAEWTPHDRTSSRRLQNMGFGKDGRLWLLARGGQLQFSEPEAWEEWGEVKYPEFSTSWGLLDMGYRTDTELWAAGGSGNLLRSLDDGETWEKDRDVENIASNFYRVVFISPEQGFVLGQNGILLKYEPEKEEA is encoded by the coding sequence ATGAAAAAACTGAAACAAATTGTTATAATTCTACTGTTCGCAGCCATCTGTGTAGGTTGTACTTCTCTGGCTTCGACTGGTAGTAATCCCTGGAAAATGATTCAGCTACCCACGGAAGCTACTTTTGCAGACGTGGCTTTTACAGATGACCCCAAACACGGCTGGCTAGTAGGAACTAAAGCTACTCTATTTGAAACCAAAGACGCGGGAGAAACCTGGACACCCGTTGTTATCGACTTTGGTGAGGAAAAAATTAGCTTCACAGGCATTAGTTTTTACCAACAAGAGGGGTGGATTACTGGAGACCCGTTGGTGTTACTACATACAACAAACGGAGGAAAAACCTGGGAAAGAGTAAGGCTGAGCGCTAAACTACCGGGTGCACCTTACGGTATCATAGCTTTAGGACCCAAATCAGCAGAAATGGTGACTAAATTGGGGGCCATCTATAAAACTGTAGACGGTGGACAAAACTGGAAAGCTCTAGTAGAAGGTTCAGTAGGGGTAGCACGCACCCTTAATCGTTCTCCCAACGGTGAATACGTCGCTGTATCAGCACGGGGTAATTTCTACTCGACTTGGGAACCAGGTCAAGCCGAATGGACTCCCCACGATCGCACTTCATCTCGCCGACTACAAAACATGGGTTTTGGCAAAGATGGAAGACTTTGGTTACTAGCTAGAGGAGGACAACTCCAATTTAGCGAACCAGAAGCATGGGAAGAGTGGGGAGAAGTAAAATATCCAGAATTCTCCACAAGTTGGGGCTTATTAGATATGGGCTATCGCACAGATACTGAACTTTGGGCCGCAGGTGGTAGCGGTAACTTGCTACGTAGCCTCGATGATGGGGAAACCTGGGAAAAAGACCGGGATGTAGAGAATATTGCCTCCAACTTCTACAGAGTAGTATTTATTTCCCCTGAACAGGGTTTTGTGCTCGGTCAAAATGGTATATTGCTAAAATATGAACCTGAGAAGGAAGAAGCCTAA